From Penicillium digitatum chromosome 5, complete sequence, one genomic window encodes:
- a CDS encoding Fungal G-protein, alpha subunit, with amino-acid sequence MGSCFSSESVGDVEQKKRSQQIDRRLEEDSRRLRRECKILLLGSGESGKSTIVKQMKIIHQNGYTVEELALYRLTVYKNLLDCAKALIGAYHYLQLEPSSQKVQDYISFLEEYNVDPDPNTALDSKIGDAITYLWNDPCTSTVLEHQNEFYLMDSAPYFFEEAKRITAPNYVPDVSDVLRARTKTTGIYETRFTMGQLSIHMFDVGGQRSERKKWIHCFENVTSIIFCVALSEYDQVLLEESNQNRMMESLVLFDSVVNSRWFMRTSIILFLNKVDLFRLKLPRSPLSNYFPDYSGGNDVHRAAKYLLWRFNQVNRAHLNLYPHLTQATDTSNIRLVFAAVKETILQNALKDSGIL; translated from the exons ATGGGGTCATGTTTCAGCTCGGAGTCCGTAGGGGACGTGGAACAGAAAAAGCGAAGCCAACAGATTGACCGTAGGCTAGAAGAAGATTCTAGGCGGCTACGAAGAGAATGCAAGATCCTTCTTTTGG GATCAGGAGAAAGCGGCAAATCAACGATCGTAAAACAGATGAAGATCATCCACCAGAATGGTTACACCGTGGAAGAACTTGCGCTGTATCGATTAACCGTGTACAAGAACCTCCTGGATTGCGCAAAAGCCCTCATTGGAGCATATCACTATCTCCAGCTTGAACCGTCCAGCCAGAAGGTGCAGGACTACATTTCATTTCTGGAAGAGTACAACGTGGATCCGGATCCCAACACTGCGCTTGATTCGAAAATCGGCGATGCCATCACATATCTCTGGAACGACCCATGTACATCAACAGTTTTGGAACATCAGAATGAGTTTTATCTGATGGACTCGGCACCATA TTTCTTCGAGGAAGCGAAACGGATAACGGCCCCCAATTACGTCCCGGATGTTTCAGATGTACTCCGAGCAAGAACGAAGACCACCGGTATCTACGAGACACGTTTCACAATGGGCCAATTGAGCATACA CATGTTTGATGTGGGCGGCCAGCGCAGTGAACGAAAGAAGTGGATCCATTGCTTCGAAAACGTGACGTCCATAATCTTTTGCGTTGCGCTCAGTGAATATGATCAAGTACTACTGGAAGAAAGTAATCAG AATCGTATGATGGAAAGTTTGGTTCTCTTCGACTCCGTGGTCAACTCTCGGTGGTTTATGCGAACAAGCATCATCCTGTTCCTGAACAAAGTCGATTTGTTTCGCTTGAAACTGCCTAGATCGCCGTTGAGCAACTACTTCCCCGATTACTCGGGCGGCAACGACGTGCACCGTGCCGCCAAGTACCTGCTCTGGCGATTCAACCAGGTGAACCGAGCACACTTGAACCTATACCCACA TCTCACACAAGCGACTGATACCTCGAATATCCGCTTGGTCTTCGCAGCAGTCAAAGAGACTATCCTGCAGAATGCCTTGAAAGACTCAGGTATTCTATAG